The nucleotide sequence GAGAGCAGTTCTCCACCTCTCTTCCTTCCACCTCTCTACCTTCTTTTCATCTATATGTTCCAGAAACAATTGTCCAAAACTGTCAGTCTGTTTCCTGACATGCGAAGGATCAACGTCATAGAATATCGGCAAAACTATTTGCCCCAGCGTTCTTCTACATTCCATGATCTTAACCAGCTCCTCGAGGCACCAGCTGGAGTTCGCATACCGTATAGAGAAGACGATGATAGAGATCTTAGAACCTTGGATTGCTCGCTCAAATTCGGTTGTTAATTCTTCTCCCTTTTTTAGTTCTTCTTCGTCAATAAAAGCGTTGATTCCGGCCCTTGTCAATGCTTCATAAAGGTGGCCCGTGAAGTTTTTACGTGTGTCTTCGCCTCTGAAGCTTATGAACACATCGTAGAGCCAACCTTTTGAGAAAGCGGACGAGGACGAGGCTTTATCGGGGACGGAGATGTCCATTTGGCGAAAGACAAAGCCGAGGGAGCAAAAGAGGAAGATGAGGGCATCAAAGACGACCGGAATTGCGATGGGCGACGTGGTAGGACATTAACACCAGCACCATGATTCACAGCTTCCCCAAGCTCGACCAGTTGTCCATTGCCTTCATTTTCTGGCGGaactattttcttcttcttataatTAATAAACCCGCCACAAATATACACGGTGCagttgactgaagacttgagaGTTGTGGTTCTACACCCCAAATTCTACGAGGTGCCTTTTGTTTAATCCAACTTTCAACTTTGGTAGCGAGTGCCAAACGCATATTTACAGGGCTCTCACTTTCAATATTGTTAATATaaaggaaaaatatataattatatacaatttggtataaaattatCAAGGTTATTGAACCTACAATCTTTATCTATTTATATACAATTTGTTATAAAGCAATCAAAGTTGTTGAACCCTACCGcctatgtatatttatatacaatttggtataaaataaaCAAAGTAGTTGTGGAAAATGGCATCAAGGACGCGTTTCTTTTTCATTGTGCGTGTTTttcattatttgtttattgAGTTCTCTTTTATTCATTTGATTTACCTAGAAGTAGCTTGGCAATTTCCCTCTTAAACTATCACAAACCGAAGTCCCACTCCGGCCCCGTTTACCACATTTCACATAATTTTCCATTGAAAATGTCTCCATTCCGGTCGTAGTATGTTTGTTATCTTCCATCGTCAATTTTATTTGTTACTTTTTAAGATGTACGTTTGTTGTCTTTCCTTTCTCAATGTTACTTATTACTTGTCAAGAGAAATGTGGGTAAACAACTAAACATGCCGGCAGaaatgaacttttttttttttttttaagacagTTCATCCTTCCGGAGGCCAAGAAGACCCACAGACTTTTCAGCCTCTCTGACTATCATTATGTGATTCACTAGCATCAGGAATTGAAACAATAATTTATTCGCAAGTTTCCAAGAAATGGAGGGAAAGAAAAAATGGACTTCGTCTGATGTAACAATAGTTTCCAAGCAATTGTATCAGAAATCTGCAATTTCCTTATAGACTACGTGCGTTTCATCGCGTCACAACTAGATGTGAAGCACGTTTTCGGTCATTCTAATCTTAGAACTATACAATAGTTCCTAAATGTGTAATCAAACTGTCAAATGCTTGGTTTGGGAAGGAAGAGATTACTGAAACAGGTCATCGAAAGCCGGAGGAGGGTAAATGTCACCAGTAATAGGACTCGAACTTGATTAAAGCTCATTGAAGAGACAGATCATGGCATCTGCTCCATGTTTGATAATCCCCACACAAGACGGGATGCAAAACCGGTAAAACCTAGGCATTGATTAGTCGAGATCCACAAAAATCTGCATCAAGTCCAGAAGGTTGATCAGAATAGAATGAAAACCAAAAGCATTACAAGTTGTAGTTTAGATGGCACCAACTATTTTAGCACAATTCGCAAATGTTTTATCCCAAAGAGACTAACCTCCATATCTGGCAAAGGGTCATATGACTTTTTCTCTCTTATGTTAAACACAGTAATGCCCGTGATCCTCTGAACTCCAAGTTTAGTGGCAATCAGGTTCTGCATTAGAAAACAGCTACTCTTAAGAAACTTCTCAAAtagatgaaagtatgaatgTATATTGCTGAAAGATGACTGGTTACATTTGGGTTGCGGGGTTTAGAGAGCATCATCTCCATTGTGATTCTCATTTACCAAAGATGTTTAAACTGAATGTATAAGGTGCTGGTGAAATTATTCTCCGTACCAGATTGAAATTTGTGGAACTAAACGCCTCAACCCTCGGCAAAACCTGTGTGTGGATTTCAAATTCATAAAATAGtggatttgaatttgaaatgttGGATTTCTTATCCACTCCAgtgtatttctcttttcttctataaaatgttttgtttcttctcaaaaaaaattcataaaatagtTATATAATAAAGAGTGAGATGCTAAATATTTGGAATTTAAAAGTATGAATTCAAATATGTAGTCCTTGGTTCCTAATTTATCTTTCATCAAGTAAACTTATGTAATCTAACTGATGGATCTCAAAGTTCACAGAGTATACAGGGTCTGTTAAAATATTGAGGTCACTATATGCAGTCGAAAATGAAAAAAGGCACCAACGAAGCCTATAACAAAGGCTTGGACAAGATATTACTATGATAGCATCTAAAATCGTATATAGAAGCAGACTTTGGGACagcataaaatgttataaacttgGGGCATGCATATCAAAAAATTTGAAAGCTGATTTAAAGCATTACCACTGTTTGAAGACCATTAATCACAACAACATTCTCCTCACGTGAATCATCTTGTGATAAACAAACTCCGAAAGGGCCGagttccttatctgtctcatttGCTAAATTCAAGTGTAGCTGCACGAAGTTTTTGCTTGCTCAGTTCCAAATCATTGCATTAGTCAGTGAGTTCTATTAACTGAAGAATGACAAGAGCAAGACGTAAATATGGGGATGAATTGTGAAGCATGAAGTTCAACAGTCACTAGAAACCTCTATTAGTGAATTTCATAGACAATCAAGCTGCAATAATCTAATGaacaagatatatatatatatatatatatatatatatatatatatatatatatatatgacaccaaaaagaatgaaaattacCAAAAAGGGTCTTTCCAACTTGATGGCAGATGGCTCCTCCACAACATGCAACTCAATATCCTTTCGTGTTATGGGCTGCACAAGAGTATGTCAAGAATATAAGTTTAATACCACTTTAAGCTCTAGCATGTTGAACTTACCTCTCATAATATATCCAAAACTTAACAATTAGTAAAGCATTCTAAAGTCCCTGAATTCCCTGCCGAGTTGAAATAAAACTAACAATATTTTAAAGTTGAAAAAGTAAAATCAAACCATATTTGAACTTCCCACTTTCTGATTAGATGGAATTTTCAGGCGAAAAGCCAGAACAAATATAAACACCCTGCACATCTAAAGTGAAACAAAAAGTAGCGGACAGCATTCTCGATATAATATAATGTGATGAACACTCACAGTTCCCATAATTTGCTGTGTTTGTAGGTGACCAGGTTCGCCCAGATTAGTTCGCCATGTTATCTGAAGTTTACCAAGAATATTGCTTCCCTCAACTTTCCCTTGGGTTGAACCATGTGATGTTAACTGAAAAAGATAGTTATGAATTCCTCCACCGGATTCGATGAGAATTGGTGGCTTAAATATCTCTCTGCCATTAACAAAACGcagaagaatatgaagaaaagaagaaagaggaatatgaagaaaagaaaaatattcgaCAGAAGAAAATAAACCATATTGTACCTTGTTTGAGAATTCTTTTCGGAATGGTGTTCGTCAGATTTTAGGATTTTTGCACTCCAATGCTGAGCGGGCTCAAACTCAACTTGTTCCATAAAAAGATTTGACTTTGTATGGTTTTCGATGCAAGCTTCTAAAAGCGTGATTTCCTGTGATAGAATGCATAAAAAGATTTGACTTCGTAGGATTTACAACGCAAGCTTCTAAAAGCATGATTCCTGTGATAGAATGCATTTATCACCGGAGGCTAATTTGTTACAGGTTATCAACAAGATCAGAGCAGTTACTTAGGCTGCAGAGAACAGAATTGAAATACTAGGAGAGGAATGCTGTTTAATGAAGCACATGCTTTGGCATCCGTATAACACATACGAGACACTATGTCTACGTTTAATCCAGTGTGGCATATTCATACATCGTCGTGTTTCAGGTGAAAATCATCAATATGTATCCAAAAGGCCGAACTTACAAACTTACAATCAATATTTAAATGAACCTCAACGTACCTTTATATCAAGGACCTGAAAAATCAAAGTCAAATTGTTAGTCTTAGTAGGATTAACGAAATGCGGTTGTTTCACACATGtgaattgaaattttgaatcgCACATGCAAATTCCACGGCGTGTGCAAGGAAAATACCTTCGTCCTGACAGAAAGCGGATTGGAAACAATGAATTTGAAGAACTGTGGTAGATATTTACGCTCACCATCACCGTCATAGTACAATGCAGTGCAACAAAATCATAGTACAATGCAGTACAATACAGAGATTACAAAACCTTaacataaacaaacaacaaaatcataAAGCACGAGTTTCGAGGACTGAGGAAGAGAGCTTACGTGTGAGCTCCGAGTTCCTTGACATCATGTTCAACAATGAAGTCATAACGGCCGCCTGCACGTATGGATTCAACCGGCGAATTCGACGTGTCCAGCAGCACAAGTCTCTGCCTTTCTGTTTGCATTTCCGATTGCAATTAGCAAAATTAACAGAAGATTAAAAATTGCAGTGAATTAATTCAACATCGAATAATTAGGGAATAATGGAAAATAAAGTCCAAGAATTTGAGATTAAAATCTTGATTATAATGTCATTGACTTCGAAGTTGGAGCTGTTATTGATGCTAATATAGCTACAAAATGTCTCCCCTAAGTACATTGCTCTGCAAAATCACAACTTTATTAACAAATCAAGAAATTAAAATGCGGGtaaggagggagggagagagagagagagacccgAAGGCTTGGGGGAGGACGAGGAGGCCAGAGAGGCCAATGGAGGAGGAGGGGTGGTGGAGGAGGAACCGAGTGCGGTAGGTGAGATCCGAGGAGTCAGaggaggcggaggaggagggGTTCAAGGAGTCGTGGACGTCGAGGAGGCGGGGGAGTTGCGCGGCTGCCATCGGGTCGTCGAAAACGTCCTCGCCGACGACGAGATCGGCGGGGTCGAGAAGGAGGGGAATGGGGTCCACCTGGAATGAGGGCTTGCACAGCCTCATCACCCGGAAGGCCAGGGGGTGGGGTCCACCTTGACCGCTGCTCATCGCTGTTTCCCCGTCGTCGTCGATTCGCCGGCGTCCGTCGAGATTAACCGAATTTTCGTGCTTCTGAAATGAGCAACACTTTTTTCAACGGCTTTTGTTGTGTTGACAGTAACTCCTCGTCGTTTTAACTTTTTACCACTTGGGAAACTCCGGTAAATAAATATGATGGCGATCAAATGTATTTTAACGAGACACGTATATaaatgttttcttttctttgattaAACAGTGGAGGTATTTGAACTTGAGGCTAAATTGTTTCAGTATtgaaaaagagaaatatcattagaTTAAGAGCTAGTTAATAGACTCTGTATAacatatttaaaagaaaattacgtTTAGAGTAAAAGTTACTTAATAGATGCGTAAGACATATTCAAAATTCACTTTTAAAATGTCACAACCTGAAAAACGAACTATCATTAAAATAAGCAATGTTTATTTAATACGAGACCAAGTAGTCTGAAAGATGAAGGTGGACATTTAACTCTAAGATTCACTTTAAGAAATTGAATagtgaaaattgtttcaaaagTTAGGCTACTTGGTAGGCTGGACTACCGAAGACAAACCCTAGAATAAGACTAAAAGCTTGTTTTTTTTcctgtgtgaaaaaaaaactagagGGAGGAAAGTTTACCCTGTTCAAGGCCATGACATACCACAAGCTTCTTTGATATTGAAGGAGTAAGAGGGATTGCCCACCAACAGAGAATGCCGACAACGATATTCGAACCTAAGTCTTGATCTAACGAACAAAACAATCATTACCAACTCAACCAGCCCTCATTAACAAAGCTAGAAGCTAGATGATAATCGAGCACATCTATGGAGTCATAACTTAAAATTGTTCAAAGAACTTTAAAGCGAACTTTCGCTAGATTAAAAGTTGGTTAGTAGACACGTATAACCTACTTCCTAAGTGCCAGACAAAAATAGCTAGGAGTTGAATCCCGTAGGCTTTTCTTCCTTTCACACGCTCTGGTTTATTTATGTCCCTTAATTTTCCACGTAACAAAAACCTTTCTACGCACCCTAACACCAACTAATAAGAAATACACAAAATTGTATCAATTGTCTCGGTGCTATTAGGAATGGAAAGGTGTTTGTACTTCTAACTAACAACTAAAATTGTATCAAATTATT is from Malus sylvestris chromosome 5, drMalSylv7.2, whole genome shotgun sequence and encodes:
- the LOC126622388 gene encoding uncharacterized protein LOC126622388 → MSSGQGGPHPLAFRVMRLCKPSFQVDPIPLLLDPADLVVGEDVFDDPMAAAQLPRLLDVHDSLNPSSSASSDSSDLTYRTRFLLHHPSSSIGLSGLLVLPQAFGAMYLGETFCSYISINNSSNFEVNDIIIKSEMQTERQRLVLLDTSNSPVESIRAGGRYDFIVEHDVKELGAHTFCCTALYYDGDGERKYLPQFFKFIVSNPLSVRTKVLDIKEITLLEACIENHTKSNLFMEQVEFEPAQHWSAKILKSDEHHSEKNSQTREIFKPPILIESGGGIHNYLFQLTSHGSTQGKVEGSNILGKLQITWRTNLGEPGHLQTQQIMGTPITRKDIELHVVEEPSAIKLERPFLLHLNLANETDKELGPFGVCLSQDDSREENVVVINGLQTVVLPRVEAFSSTNFNLNLIATKLGVQRITGITVFNIREKKSYDPLPDMEIFVDLD